GAAATAAAAAAATAATGTTGGCAATCTAGAGGTTGATTTGTTATACTATAGCTAATTTCATATCAGAATTTTGTTGACAGAGAGAGTAGATTTTTCATAAGGTTTTAAGCGAGTTGGGACGGTGGGAGCCAATAACTGTTGAAAGAAGGAAACGCACTTTGGAAGAAATAATTTGAACAGTTTAGTAGAATTATTCGGATTTGTTATCCGTTATCAATAAACAAGTGGTTTATAGCACAGCTATAAGCAACAAGAGTGGTACCGCGGGCCCTTTTACTCGTCTCTTATTTGAATTTATTCAAGTTTGGGCGTTTTTTTTATGCCTTTTTATAGACAAATCGAATGAAAACACAAACTATTGGAGGAATTTTTAATGGAATACAAATTAATTGTTGCTGAATTATTGCAAAAAGAAATTGGTGAAACCTTAACAACTGAAGAAATTTTCAATTTGCTAGAAAAACCAAAATCAGCTGAGTATGGAGATATTGCATTTCCAACATTCGCTTTAGCAAAAGCTTTTCGCAAAGCACCTCAACAAATTGCTGCTGAACTAGGCGAAAAAATCGCTGCTCCAGCGGTTAGTAAAGTTGATGTTGTTGGTCCTTATTTAAACTTCTTCTTAAATAAAGAATTAGTTAGTGCTTCTGTCTTAAAAGAAGTGTTAACTGCTGGCGCTGATTATGGAAACCAATCAATCGGATTAGGTCAGACTATTCCAATCGATTTGTCTTCACCAAATATTGCCAAACCAATCTCAATGGGACATTTACGCTCAACTGTAATCGGAAATTCAATTGCGAATATCGTTGAAAAAATTGGCTTTAAACCCATTCGGATTAACCATTTAGGTGACTGGGGTACGCAATTTGGAAAGCTAATTGTTGCCTATAAATTATGGGGCAATGAAGAAAGTGTTAAGGCTGAACCCATCAATGAATTGTTACGTCTTTATGTAAAATTCCACGCTGAAGCTGAAGAAAAGCCTGAATTAGATGATGAAGCACGTGCTTGGTTTAAAAAATTAGAAGATGGCGATGAAGAAGCCGTTGCGCTATGGAAATGGTTCCGTGAAGAATCATTGGAAGAATTTAATCATATCTACAAATTATTAGGTGTTGAATTTGATTCATTTAATGGTGAAGCATTCTATAATGATAAGATGGATGAAGTCATTGATTTATTAGAAGAAAAACATTTGTTAACTGTTGATAATGGAGCAACAATTGTTGATTTAGAAAAATACAATTTAAATCCAGCCTTAATTAAAAAGTCAGATGGAGCAACCCTTTATATTACCCGTGATTTAGCTGCAGCTATTTACCGTCAGCGCACATATAACTTTGCCCAATCTCTATATGTTGTTGGGAATGAACAAAGTAATCACTTTAAACAATTAAAAGCCGTTCTAAAAGAGTTAGGTTTTGATTGGTCAGATGATATGCATCATATTCCATTTGGTCTGATTACTCAAGGTGGGAAAAAATTATCTACTCGTAAAGGGAAAATCGTTTTATTAGAAGAAGTTCTGAATGAAGCTGTTCATCTAGCAAACCAACAAATTAGTGAAAAAAATCCTGATTTGGCGAACAAAGATATTACCGCTAGTCAAGTTGGAATTGGAGCCGTTATTTTCCATGATTTGAAAAATGATCGTTTAAATAATTTTGACTTTACATTAGAAGAAGTCGTTCGTTTTGAGGGAGAAACAGGTCCTTATGTTCAATATACTCGTGCAAGAGCTATGAGTATTTTGCGTAAAGCTGGTGATCTCGATGACACCCTACCAGATTCATTGACACTAAATGACGAACATAGTTGGGAAGTTATTAAATTATTACAAGAATACCCTACTACTGTTTTACGTGCGTATGAAAAATTTGAACCATCTGTTATTGCAAAACATGCTATTCATTTAGCACAAGCCTTCAATCGTTATTATGCACAAGTAAAAGTATTAAATGACGATGCTCAAAAACCAGCTCGTTTGGCTTTAGTTAAAGCTATTACGATTGTCTTAAAAGAAGATTTGCGTTTATTAGGTGTTGGTGCACCTGACGAAATGTAAAAAATAACTTGTTAAACTAGGAAGTAGAATCACATTGTTGATTCTTACTTCCTAGTTTTTTTATTTTATAACGAGTTCTTTTTATTTTAAGGTACTTTTAAGTTAAAGACTTTATGATACATACATAGGCGAGTACATTTGCCATTATTTATGATAACTATATGAACTAAAGGAGTTTAACTATGAGTAAAAATAAACA
The sequence above is a segment of the Carnobacterium gallinarum DSM 4847 genome. Coding sequences within it:
- the argS gene encoding arginine--tRNA ligase codes for the protein MEYKLIVAELLQKEIGETLTTEEIFNLLEKPKSAEYGDIAFPTFALAKAFRKAPQQIAAELGEKIAAPAVSKVDVVGPYLNFFLNKELVSASVLKEVLTAGADYGNQSIGLGQTIPIDLSSPNIAKPISMGHLRSTVIGNSIANIVEKIGFKPIRINHLGDWGTQFGKLIVAYKLWGNEESVKAEPINELLRLYVKFHAEAEEKPELDDEARAWFKKLEDGDEEAVALWKWFREESLEEFNHIYKLLGVEFDSFNGEAFYNDKMDEVIDLLEEKHLLTVDNGATIVDLEKYNLNPALIKKSDGATLYITRDLAAAIYRQRTYNFAQSLYVVGNEQSNHFKQLKAVLKELGFDWSDDMHHIPFGLITQGGKKLSTRKGKIVLLEEVLNEAVHLANQQISEKNPDLANKDITASQVGIGAVIFHDLKNDRLNNFDFTLEEVVRFEGETGPYVQYTRARAMSILRKAGDLDDTLPDSLTLNDEHSWEVIKLLQEYPTTVLRAYEKFEPSVIAKHAIHLAQAFNRYYAQVKVLNDDAQKPARLALVKAITIVLKEDLRLLGVGAPDEM